The following proteins are co-located in the Maridesulfovibrio sp. genome:
- the leuD gene encoding 3-isopropylmalate dehydratase small subunit (catalyzes the isomerization between 2-isopropylmalate and 3-isopropylmalate in leucine biosynthesis) produces MSIKGTAHRVGAHIDTDAIIPARFLVTTDPDELGANCMEGLEAGWIKRVKKNDIMVADENFGCGSSREHAPISLLGAGIPVVVAKSFARIFYRNGFNMGLILLEVGDDFEKLGDGDQLEVDAEKGEIKNVTTGETITCAPVPPFMKGILDCGGLVEYVKDRLSK; encoded by the coding sequence ATGTCTATCAAAGGAACAGCACATAGAGTCGGGGCACATATCGATACTGATGCTATCATCCCGGCCCGTTTTCTGGTTACCACCGATCCTGATGAACTCGGTGCCAACTGCATGGAAGGCCTCGAAGCAGGCTGGATCAAGCGTGTTAAAAAGAACGATATCATGGTTGCTGATGAGAACTTCGGTTGCGGTTCTTCCCGTGAACACGCTCCCATCTCCCTTCTCGGTGCCGGTATTCCGGTTGTAGTAGCCAAAAGCTTTGCCCGTATTTTCTATCGCAACGGTTTCAACATGGGGCTCATCCTCCTCGAAGTTGGTGATGATTTTGAAAAGCTCGGCGATGGCGATCAGCTTGAAGTTGATGCTGAAAAGGGCGAAATTAAGAATGTAACCACTGGCGAAACCATCACCTGTGCTCCGGTTCCCCCGTTTATGAAGGGCATCCTCGACTGCGGTGGACTGGTAGAATACGTTAAAGATCGTCTCTCTAAGTAA
- the leuB gene encoding 3-isopropylmalate dehydrogenase, giving the protein MKICVMPGDGIGPEIMEQGVKVLNVIGEKFGHKFETTEALIGGAAIDATGGPLPEETVKACKESDAVLLGAVGGPKWDTIDPAIRPEKGLLGIRKELSLFANLRPAALFPQLKDACFLRPDIVEKGIDIMVVRELTGGIYFGEPRGTKVEDGERMGYNTMVYYEHEVKRIAKVAFEAAQKRNKKLCSVDKANVLDVSRVWREIVIEVSKDYPDVELTHMYVDNAAMQLVRDPSQFDVIVTGNLFGDILSDEASVITGSIGMLPSASLGASNPGLYEPIHGSAPDIAGENKANPLATILSIAMMLRYSFNMAEEADCIEAAVEKTLSEGLRTGDIMDVGGKLVGCTEMGEAVIKNL; this is encoded by the coding sequence ATGAAAATATGCGTAATGCCCGGTGACGGTATCGGGCCGGAAATAATGGAACAGGGCGTTAAGGTCCTGAACGTAATCGGCGAAAAATTCGGTCATAAGTTTGAAACCACCGAAGCTCTGATTGGTGGTGCTGCCATCGATGCAACCGGCGGTCCGCTGCCCGAAGAGACAGTTAAGGCTTGTAAAGAGTCCGACGCTGTACTTCTCGGCGCAGTAGGCGGTCCGAAATGGGACACTATTGATCCTGCAATCCGTCCTGAAAAAGGTCTGCTCGGTATCCGCAAGGAGCTCTCCCTGTTCGCCAACCTGCGTCCTGCTGCTTTGTTTCCGCAGCTCAAAGACGCCTGTTTCCTGCGTCCCGACATTGTTGAAAAGGGCATCGACATCATGGTTGTGCGCGAACTGACCGGAGGTATTTATTTCGGTGAACCTCGCGGCACCAAGGTCGAGGACGGTGAACGCATGGGCTACAACACCATGGTTTACTATGAGCACGAAGTAAAACGTATTGCCAAGGTTGCTTTCGAAGCTGCACAGAAGCGCAATAAGAAGCTTTGCTCCGTAGACAAAGCAAACGTTCTGGATGTTTCCCGTGTATGGCGTGAAATCGTCATCGAAGTTTCCAAAGATTACCCCGATGTTGAGCTGACCCACATGTATGTGGATAACGCTGCAATGCAGTTGGTGCGTGATCCTTCCCAGTTTGATGTTATCGTGACCGGCAACCTGTTTGGCGATATCCTTTCCGACGAAGCTTCCGTTATCACCGGTTCCATCGGCATGCTGCCTTCTGCTTCTCTCGGTGCATCCAACCCCGGCCTGTACGAGCCTATCCATGGTTCTGCACCGGATATCGCAGGCGAGAATAAAGCCAACCCTCTGGCTACCATCCTCTCCATCGCTATGATGCTGCGCTATTCCTTCAACATGGCTGAAGAAGCTGATTGCATCGAAGCCGCAGTTGA